The Anoplopoma fimbria isolate UVic2021 breed Golden Eagle Sablefish chromosome 5, Afim_UVic_2022, whole genome shotgun sequence genome contains a region encoding:
- the cdc42ep1a gene encoding cdc42 effector protein 1, with protein sequence MNLQEKLSGLKGLVSHSHSKRRFKGDLTLDMISPPLGDFRHTMHVGRGGDVFGDTTFLSNHGGSANANNAETDSISTPDNKIGAFFSRTLRHIRRGSDNRSTGGSKDLSPPPPVISPIIKNAISLPRLDVDMPNGSPTAKVLFPSSKSTPEEKKSSYGIESGFVTLPRLSRSERQQPSISLPTSCSPNIHRGSLTDPTDAILSTCSASIMTFDPIPTSTAYSDSLQSLTSLDNFTFDLGPSLMSEVFGMIDGHPEEHGHAWEGEEAGSACGLTNEGSEMDSATISYVDSLLREDCGGRKSPHGAEWEEEEVNGGGLSVKVPDVAMGSPERVKLVSGIESERFQSATDVLARHYGVGHLKEGSRMEVAGSEMMIISKPKNKMSYSYMDDEDEIKV encoded by the exons ATGAATCTTCAGGAGAAGTTGTCAGGCCTCAAAGGACTGGTCTCACACTCCCACAGCAAGCGTCGCTTTAAAGGCGACCTCACGCTGGACATGATAAGCCCTCCTCTGGGCGACTTCCGCCACACCATGCACGTGGGCCGTGGCGGCGATGTGTTCGGTGACACCACCTTCCTCAGCAACCACGGCGGAAGTGCCAATGCGAATAACGCGGAAACGGATTCTATCTCCACCCCTGACAACAAGATCGGAGCGTTCTTCTCCAGGACGCTCCGTCACATCCGGAGGGGCTCTGACAACCGATCCACAGGAGGATCCAAGGACCTGTCGCCGCCACCACCCGTCATTTCTCCTATCATCAAGAACGCCATCTCCCTCCCCAGGCTGGATGTGGATATGCCAAATGGGAGCCCCACTGCCAAAGTGCTCTTTCCAAGTTCCAAAAGCACgccagaggagaagaaaagctCTTATG GTATTGAGTCTGGTTTCGTCACTCTGCCTCGTCTCTCCCGCTCTGAGCGTCAGCAGCCTTCCATCTCCCTCCCCACTTCCTGCTCCCCAAACATCCACCGCGGCTCTCTGACCGACCCTACCGACGCCATCTTATCCACCTGCTCAGCCTCCataatgacctttgaccccataCCCACCTCAACAGCCTACTCTGACTCCCTTCAATCCCTCACGTCTTTGGACAACTTCACCTTTGACCTCGGCCCCTCCCTCATGAGTGAGGTGTTCGGCATGATCGACGGCCACCCGGAAGAGCATGGCCACGCctgggagggagaggaggcggGGTCAGCGTGCGGGTTGACCAATGAGGGGTCAGAGATGGACTCGGCTACTATCTCATATGTGGATTCCCTGCTGAGGGAGGACTGCGGGGGCAGGAAGAGCCCGCATGGGGCCGaatgggaggaagaggaggtgaacgGAGGCGGGCTTTCTGTTAAAGTACCTGATGTGGCGATGGGGTCTCCTGAACGAGTGAAGTTGGTGTCTGGGATTGAGAGTGAGCGGTTTCAGAGTGCTACAGATGTGCTTGCACGCCACTATGGCGTCGGCCACTTAAAGGAAGGGAGCAGAATGGAGGTTGCCGGTTCAGAGATGATGATCATCAGCAAGCCCAAGAACAAAATGTCCTACAGTTACATGGACGACGAGGATGAAATCAAAGTCTGA